TGCTCGGCAGTTTTGGTACAGGATTCTAGCCCCCTTTGGGTTGGGGCACCTGACACCCAGTGCTAACAACAGTTCCTTTGCTGAATGACGGTGAGAGGTTTGTAACAGTATTCACAAAGATAAGAAGGGTTTCAACAGCATCGTCATCCTGGGCGCCTGTTGATTGTGGTTGCAGAGAAACCGGGTTGTCTTTGATGGGGAGTCCCCCTCCATTCAAAAGGTGTTGCAAGGTTTTCTGGATGAGTTAGCTTGTTGGACTATGGCTGGAGCCAAGGAGCTGGGCAGCCTGGGTTCAGCTGGGTCTTTTAGGGTCGCTGGGTCGAGTTATTTTGATGCTATGTAGTCTTTCTTTTATGTGGGTGTTTTGGCCCAACCTAGCTGGGTCTTTCTTGCAAGActttttctttctcttctctAATTTATAAAGATGTGCAGTTCTCctacgtgttcgagaaaaaaaaaatgAAGAACTTGCCGCGCAGCGGGACCCAACTTTTACACATGTATTTCTAAGGTGCAAATCTGATAGTCCACATGCACAACGTTGACATATTGAGCTATTTATGTTCAAAGTTGAAAAGGTCTAGGAATCGTTTAGTGTAACAGAGTCCTGAATTCTTGATTTATCAGTACAGGCAGTGAAATGGACACACTTTTGGATGGACAACCAGAGATCTAGGTAAGTTCCAGTGGTAAATAAGGAATTTACTTGTGAAAGTTAGTATGTTACCTCCCACACCACCAACAGTTAATATTGATTGAACAGCTATACCACAAGCTTCAGCAAGACCCATTACTCCTAGTCCAATCAGTCCCAATGAAGAAACCTTATCAAATGCCGATATCCTGTCGCGATCAACACTTGAGGCATCTAGTTTGGTCATAGCTTTAGCAATGAAGTTGGTTTTCCACCTCTGAAGGAACCATACAAAAGACAGAACAAATGCACCTCTCCATGCCTGTGGAAGGTAAGTTGATACGCTTGGTGCAATAAGTGTTGCCCTATGGAAGAGAAACTACCACAAATATAAGCATCTAGAATAGAACATTATATGTGCCACTTTTTCACCAGACCATAATTACTAACGTCATGGTAGAGAAAAAAACATTTTGTGCACCAGCATGGCAACATTAATAAACAAACATGAATCAACAAGGTAAAAAAACAATGTATATTGTGATGGAACTTAGACAACATTGAAGAAACATCAATTTCAAAATGCTTATTCTGGTAGCAGTTGCATATCTCTAGCTTCTTCAGAAAAGAACAAAGTGACTACAGCAATACTGAACTGCTACAAGTTTTCTTAAAATAAGATAGAACTTGACATTCAATTAGCTCTAAAATGCGAACGTTTGCAAAAGGGTATCtaactgagttggttaggtggtctgagtagcacactTCAAGTTCTAGTTTTGACTCCTCGTGGGAGCGAATTTTAGGCTGGATTAGAAAAGAAGTCACTCGATGGTCCCCTTGGTCGGCAGCATGGGTGAACCGACCTATGGTGGGCAGAGAAATACCATGGGACGGTCTTCCCCCGCCGACTGCTTTTTTAAACAATGCAATGGTCTGAAGAAAATATCTTTAGCACAGAACACAACTATCAGGAGTTCAGAACACAGAAAAGACAATTTTCTTTCACAAAGTTAAATAGAAACCTACATTTCTGAAAATGCCATGAACGTGATCAGATATTTTGCAGGATCCTCTAATGCACACCAGAGACTAGTTTGGTACAAAACATCATTCTTGGTGGAGTTCCCCAGAAGTGCTGATATAGGACTTTGTGATGCGTACTTGTGAAGCCTCCTTAGAATGATAGGCATGACCAACCATGCCATCATTGTACCAAATATTGTTCCGCCAAGTGGAACAACTACCTTTTCAAGATTTGGATATGTATCAAATAGCTGCTGGACATGAGGTGCAACTGCATCAGTCAGCTCCTTAACTTTCTTGCCTGCATCAGTGGTAGCATCTATAGTAGACTTGCGAGCATTGTCCAAGATTTCAATCCATGAACCCCCACCAGCACCTGCAGTGCCAACCTCAGAGCTTTCTGTAGAAGGAAGATTAGAGACACCACTCTGCGAAGCTTCTGGCTTGATTCCAGTATCTGAGGAGTATCCACGATAGAAGCTTGAAACACCTAAGAATCCTGGCAATGCACCATGTCTGGACTTTGAAGTAATCAACCAATTAGTGTCCATACGGCATGAAAGGGGCAACCTTCTGATCGTTGACACATAATTAACTGCAGAAGCAGAATGCAAATCCACCACCCTGATATGGTTAGCAACAGAAAATTCAGGTTTTCTTGAGTGCTTAGTGCCGCTGCTGAACCACCTCAGAACACCAGAAGATACAGATGGGCCAAAATATGTCTCCATTAGAATCTGACTAGCAGCTAATGGACATGACCGACGCCAAATTGCTGTGATCCCTGACATACCAACTTGACACGAATATTTCTGGAAACAAAAATATGCCAGGAAAATTCTTTTCCTGACATGTGAAATCAAATTAATAGGCAAGTTTCACAGGCCCACATAATGAAAGCATTAATATGGTTCTGATGCCTTTTCTTTTCGTACATACAAATGAAATTTATGCTACAGATTGAGGATAGTATCAAAATTGTTAGTAATGATTGCAAATAAAGGTTGGACCATATTTACTTATCACTTATATTTTCACTATCCTAATAAATACTTATAGAAGCATACACATAAAATTTCCTCTAATGGCAATTGCACCTAATTACTTCCATGGATCAAAAGACGCCAAGCTGATAAACAAAGGGAAGCAAAGTCTGGCTACATAAAATTTCAAATCAAATGTCCCTCCATCTGCTTCATGAAATAATCAAGGTGTAAACTATCGCAACATAACAACAGATTCTGTAGTCATCCTAAAAACAACAGATTCTATGGTCATCCTAAAACTGGATTCGAACTTCTACTGAGCTAACACCGCAAATAACTAGCACACTAAGTGCCTGGAAACAAAACTAAAAAAGAGAAAACACCACAATTCCATTCAGCTCCAAAACGAGAACATCACCCAAAGTTTAGTTCAAACAGCATACCCATCACGCCCAGCATACGACCGCTCCTGCGCTCCAGCTGCTAAGGAGCAAAGAGCAAAAGTGCCGCCACCCCAGCCGTTCAGGAGCGGACCCAGTAAAGCAACACGGACGTTTTTTTGCAAAAAAGTTCTAAGTTGATAGGGATCATCAAGTTTTAAGCCAGGGTTGGGTGCTCGGTTTCGCACAGCAGAAGGGAATAGAAGGGGTGGGAATACCTAGTGGGTCGTCGTCGCCGGTGAAAAGACCGACGAAGGCCTTCAGCACCTGGCTTAGGGCGGCGGAGCGGCGGCGGAGCCGGTAGCCCAAAGAGAGAGCGATCCCGGATCGCGGCGTGAACCGTGTCTCCGTGAAGCTGAAGCATGCGTGGAGTCGTGGAGACAGACAGAGCGCACGCGGGCCCTGCGGCGGATGGCGGAAGCCCAATCCATAGTTGTTCGGTCGAGGCCTCGAGGGAGAGGCAGTGCACTGCACGGGCCTTCTCGTGGGCCGTACTGTATTCTGTTTCGCTCATTTCTTTTTAATTTTTTGGAAAGGAAAATTTCATCCTACCTCACTAAACTATTGTTGTATCGTAATCTGCGGAGTTTTTAGATTCCTTTATATTTAGCATCATCTAAATACACTAAGGTGTCGTTTGGCTCACATATTGGTAACGTAATGGATAaacgataacgttaaatcatgtttgcttAAGTCCAACCGCAATCAATACTACACTATAAATTGATACCGCCtaattcaaatttgttaccgccgGTATTCGAGTGTGAATCATTACCATTACTATTTACGTTATATTTCGTGAATCAAACGGTACCTAACATCAAAGGGTCTAATTTATTTGTCAACCACTTGTTCAACTCTAGGTAACTGTGACAACTCTAAGGGTTTATTTGGTCCAGATGTAAATTCCTGAAAATATAATTCTAGTTATGAGCTACGAGGAAATATGTTGTGAACTGACGACTCAGAGAAAGGTaaaatatactccctccgtttctttttatttgtcgctggatagtgtaaaattgcactatccagcgacaaataaaaagaaacggagggagtatttgtttaaaataattgtCAACTGAAAGCATGAGAGTATGATAGTTTTGTAACATGGATGAGATGAATCTGAAAATTTTTAGGTAGGAGACAATTCTGAATTGAACTAGGAGAATACGTagattttcaaaaaaaaaactatTCTGTTGTTGTAACCGTGGTTGATATTTTAGATTTTTAACGGCGAATTTGGTTAAAAGCTGAACGAAACACACTTTAACAACCTGATGAATCTAAGGCCCTATTTGGAACAGCTCCAGCTCGAGAAAAATTGGTGGATTTAGTGCAGTAGGTCATTAGGTGCTCCAGAAAATCGTAGAGCTGGAGTTATAATTCTTTAGAAGAAATTTAGAtaagttattttatttattatttagatttaaaatatttttaaatcTATTTAAACTGATATTATAAATTACAGCTGCACGCTGGAGCTACAACCTGGAGCCATCCCAAATATTCCCTAAGTTCAAACTGATTGGATGTATATATGTTGATATTGTATATTGTTTTAAATAACTTATCTCTACTACCCTATAAGGGTCAAGGAGGGCGTCCACCGTGCCCCCGCTCCCGTCATCTCCGCCGAGATGGCAGCGATGCTCGCGCCCCCATCCTCCCCGACATCCTTTGCGCCGTCATTCTCACCCCCGCGCCACCCCTTTCCCCGTGCACGCACCCCGTCCCCCAATCCCTCCGTGCCAGCCTCGCCCGTACACATGTGGCAAGGGACCGCCACCCGATGGCGCGTCATCGCGATCCACTCCCCCCCTCTGCTCGCCATGGAAGGCCGGCGCCGCCATCCGAAATCTCCGTGGCCACCCGCACAACCGCGCGATCGACTCCCCCACGCCCGATCTGCTCTCCATGGAAGGTCGTCCCCGCGTTCTGCTCTCCATGGAAGCCCAGTGCCGTCCTTTAGAAATCTCTGCGCCCACCAGATATTATTGGATCGGATGCTGCTCGACCAGCTGGTCGGCGAGGCCCTGCGGGAGCTGCTGCACGCGGTGCAGGGCACCCTGTTCTGCCGCTCCACCGTTGAGCGCCTGCGCCGGAGCTGCTGCACGCGGTGCAGGGCACCCTATTCTGCCGCTCCACCGCCAAGCGCCTGCAGTTCTGTTTTGCATTTATTGAGTTCTCTGATGAAGGTATTACATATTGACCTACTACTCAGATTCCTTTTTTATGTAATCAAATCTTCTTTTGATGAATTTTATGTTCTGTTTTTTTCTGTAGAGGGCGCCAGAACTGCGCTTAACCTGGGAGGCACAATTTTTGGTTTCTACCCTGTTAGAGTTTTGCCGTCAAAGACAGCTATGTTACCTGTTAATCCAAAGTTTCTTCCCAGGGTGAGCAGTATTTCACttgtttcatgccatgatatcatTAAGTATCCTACTATTCCACAATATGCTAATACTGGTGGTGTTGGGTTTGTCACGTAGACGGATGACGAGAAGGAAATGGTCATGCGAACTGTCTATCGTACAAACATAGATAAGATGGTATTGTCTCTTATCTATGCCATAAAGCTTACTGCTTTTCACTTATTGCTTTTTTTTCATTGATGCTTAGTATTTTATGGTCCTAGATCTTGGGTACATGTTTCTGAAGCTGACACTATCAGTTTGATGCTTTGGTGATCTCATTTGCCTCTTCATCATGTAGGTTACTCAGTTAGATGTCAATAAATTCTTTGAAGAACTTTGCGGTGAGGTGAGCATTGGACTCTGGGGTTTGTGAAATTCTGCCTCTCCACGGCAGGAATAGACGTGATGGCCGCCAAGAATTATTGGAGGTACATCGACGCCCGACAGCTGCAGTAGGGATGGTGGTCGCCGTACCGACAGTGGTGGGGATGGCCCTTGCGGCGACCATTTCTATTGCTGCGTTGTGAGAAGAAGATAACTTGTTTTTTAAGATTCAGTGTTTTATTCTGTTTTGTGTAACTGTATATCGTATTCATGTCCAATAATAAAAAATACTATAACTAAATGTTCAATTACAGAGACAATGCTTATATGACCATGTCTGTTACTTCATCCTGTGCTACTGGTACATAGTTGGTAAGTGTTTCATGTTCTACTAGAAAATGAACATAACATGAAGCAGAcatttcagttttattttcttggAGTTAATTACCGGTTCACCTTGAAGTTATTGTTATTTATATATTCCAATTTTATTTTCTTCTTGGAGTGAATTACCAGTTCGTCTGGAAGTTACTGTTATCTATAACTTTATATGGTATGTGATGCTATCATCCGTGTTTTTACTTTCTATATACCCTCTATCCCAATGTGCTCCATATTCTATCAAACCGAAACAACAGTACGATATTATATCCCTTGCAACGATCCAAGAACTCTATGATATATGACCATGCTctcatttttatttgcattttgtAATTGTCTATTCCAGCTTTATGGACAACCAGCGCTGGCATCCTCGTGCTCGGATCCGCCTCCGAACGGGGCCAATCTGTAGGACACCGTCGCAACTGAGGTGACGCGGGCCAAGGGCCTCTGGATGGTGGGGAGGCGGCGGTGGCGACGGTGGGGTGCAGCTCACTAACAAGCTCGAGGTCTTCAAGATCGACAACTTCGATCCCAATGCCTATGTGTAGTCCAAGTGCCAGACCGTGAACGAGAAGGTGAGCCTGGCTGCCTGCCATCTTTCATATGGCTGCGTTGCGAGGTCCTGCATAATATGTGTGACTTCCATGTTTGGACAGTGGAGCTGGTTCATGAAAATAAGGGGGTGTTTGCCAGGTTCCAGCTCCAGTGGGAGCTAtagtttataatatcaatttaattggttttaaaaatattttaatctaaataataaacaaaatgaGTTATCTAAATGTCTTCTAAAGTCTTACAACTTCAGCTTCATGATTTTCTGGAGCACCTAATGATCTGCTCCACCAACTCCACCAAATTTTATAGAACTGAAGTTGTCCCAAACTGGTTCTAATATGGAATGAGTTTATTGTTCACTTCTCATAACTTTTAAATATACCATTTTTCAATATCATGTATACAGGCATATAGTCATGCATTTCCATGGAATTTTTATGAATTCTTTGTGGTGCATTGGCTAATGCTATTTTCTGAGGCATGATTACATTGGCATTGGCCTTTTTACTTGGAATTTCATAATTATGTTTCTTAAGACATCTGCTTATTGTTGTTTCTTATGACACTGAAATTATGTTGCATTCAAAACTGGCTAGCAAGTTAAGGCGATTAGATTAGTGTCGCAATGGGAGTGGAAGACTAGCTGTTATTTTTGGCTTTAGTTGTTCATGCCATTATTGATTAGCAAATGTCACAGAATTGCATAGACGTGATCTAAGAAGATATCGTTTACGTTTCTAATCAACATTTGACAATGTCATATCCAGAAAAGCGGCAAAATGAGTGTATTTTTTGTATTTCTCACATTTTGCAACCAACCTTCCTTAAAATGGCATCCTTGTTGTACCTATGTATCAAAATTCATATTTTCTTTGGGAGTTTACATAGTCATTTTACCTCCTAAGTTATACACCACTGATTTGTAAAAATCCTCCAAGTTTATCTAACCTCATTTCTTGCATTGTCCTTGCCACTGGCGTTTGGTAGGACTTCAGATAATCAGAATTTGAGAATTGTATTCAAACATGAGGTTTAACTGTGAGATTTTTGCGTTTTTCTACTGTAAAATTTTTAGTTTAGAATCTGGTATCCTGTGGAGTTGGAACTTCTCAGGCCATATAAGTGGTGATTGATGCCTTTAGGTTTTTTGTTCCTTCCTTGGTTATGATAATTGTTTGGACAGCCAAAGCATGATCACATTTTCCATTCAACAAATTGTTATTTCTTTCTTGTGTTTCAGGAAATGGGGCTACTTGAGATTAAACATGGACTGCTACAAGTTGCAGAGACGTTAGATTTTCTTCATACAAGAAGCAGGCGGGTAGCGATGGTTATCCTAGGTGGAAACCTGACTCAAGGTGAGCTCTATTTCGATCAGGCACATCACACTAGCTGGTCCTGTAGATTTAATATGTGAATCAGAGGAGATAGAATAATCGCATTTTAATGTTTCTTTAGAAGTCTTTCAGTGTAGCATGTTGCCAATGCTTTTCAGTAATTTCTCCCAAGTATACTTTTTTTATGAATTGCACGGTAAGGATTGACGAAGTAATCTGGAAATTGAAATTAGAATTACGGGTTGTCGTTGTTTCAAAAAAAAAATATATTTCATTTGATGTTTGGTTCACTATTGGTTGCCACATTATTCAGAATATATAAGGAGATTCAAGTAAGAATTTTATTCTTTACCTTTGCATCAGATGCCCAATTTTATAGATAATTTGGACATATTTCTTCAAAGAAACTTTTGTCCCTCTATGCATTTGTCTGTACACTGTAAAGTTCATTTCTGTTCTTCATTCATAAATAAAATCTGTATTCTTATTCTGTTCATGGACACCATTTATTTCAGGAAGAACTTATGAAAGTTGAGGAACAATCAGTGGAGCTGGGGATGGATTAGAAGGAGAGATGCTGTTGAAACAGCAGTCATTTCTTGATCTCAATGTGAGAAATACCTCTGTCATGTACGGCCACACATACGCCAGGCGTAGGAGAGCCCGCGATGTGCGTCGAGCTGAGCAGGCAGCAAAGGCACATGCGCAGCAGGTGAGTGGCTAGGATGGAAAGTAGCCATCTGATTGATTGCGCATGCCGCAAACATAGAAGGCTACCGCCTGATTGATTGTGCATGCAGCAAACATAGAAGGAGATTGGCTAGGAGAGAAAGTAGCTAGCTGATTAGTATCCTTCCTATTTTGATTAGATCTTCAATCAAGGAGAACCTTCTCCATTTGTGTAAGCTGCCGGCTATATATAGCCATGTAGGGTGGCACTTGGGAATCAATCAAGAATTACCTATCAAgtctcttcctctcttctctaaaCCGGCGACCAGGAGAACTTCTCCTGTCGACGGGTAGCTCGGCGTGGGGGCATAACCCTGCCGGCAACCACGGGTCAAGGCTACGATCTACGTAGCCGAGGTCCTCCTACCTTGGGCAATACcgcccttgacaacctggtatcacgAAGCCGACGATCCCCGTCTTCTTCACAACCATCAACTTCCACCATCGCAGCCACTAAACAGCCCTCAACCCCACCCTCGCCCTCAGCCTCCACTTCCACCGGTCACTCCAACACCATGTCGGAGCCCTCCATGGCCGACCTCATGGAGATGATGAAATCCTGGCATTCGGAGCTCAAGATGGAGATCAAGGAGATGAAGATCGAGATGGCTTCCTTGAAGGACAAGGCATCATCGTCATCTGGCGTTGGTGGCGGCAATCGCATGGAGCCTCCTCGTGAACCGGATCGCCCCCCCCGGTTCCAGAAGTGGGATTTTCCCCGTTTTGACGGGAAGTCTGACCCGCGCCTCTTCCTCAACAAATGTGAGTCATATTTTCGTCAGCAGCGTACCATGGCCGAGGAGCGCGTCGGGATGGCGTCATACAACCTCGAAGACGTCGCCCAGGAATGGTTCATGCAACTTCAGGAGGACGAAGGCACGCCGTCGTGGGGACGTTTCAAAGATCTCATTGATCTGCGATTCGGACCAGCGCTGCGCTCGGCGCCCCTCTTCGAGTTGACGGAGTGCCGACGCACGGGGACGGTGGAGGAATACTCCAACCGCTTCCAGAGCCTCCTCTTCCGCGCTGGGCGGCTCGACGAAGCCCAGCGAGTCCAGCTCTTCACAGGAGGTCTGCTTCCACCCCTCAGCCACGCCGTCCGGCTTCACAACCCGGAGACGCTGACCGCGGCCATGAGCCTCGCTCGGCAAGTGGAGCTGATGGAGCTCGACAAGATGGCGGCAGCCCCGGCCAAGCCGGCGCATCGCGCTCTACCGGCCACCATTAAACCTCAGCAGGCGCCCCCACTCCTTGCGCTACCGGCACCGCCGGCGGGTGCTGCGCCAGCCGCACGCGAGCGGCAACCGGGCCGTCGTCTCTCCGTGGAAGAACAGCAGGAACGTCGTCGGCTCGGGTTGTGCTTCAACTGCGATGAGCAGTACTCCCGCGGCCACAATCGCACCTGTCGCCGCCTCTTCTACGTTGAAGGCATTGAACTGGAGATGGCAGTCGACGCCACGGGCGATGC
This portion of the Zea mays cultivar B73 chromosome 2, Zm-B73-REFERENCE-NAM-5.0, whole genome shotgun sequence genome encodes:
- the LOC100193189 gene encoding mechanosensitive ion channel protein 1, mitochondrial-like isoform X1 — translated: MLQLHGDTVHAAIRDRSLFGLPAPPPLRRPKPGAEGLRRSFHRRRRPTRKRIFLAYFCFQKYSCQVGMSGITAIWRRSCPLAASQILMETYFGPSVSSGVLRWFSSGTKHSRKPEFSVANHIRVVDLHSASAVNYVSTIRRLPLSCRMDTNWLITSKSRHGALPGFLGVSSFYRGYSSDTGIKPEASQSGVSNLPSTESSEVGTAGAGGGSWIEILDNARKSTIDATTDAGKKVKELTDAVAPHVQQLFDTYPNLEKVVVPLGGTIFGTMMAWLVMPIILRRLHKYASQSPISALLGNSTKNDVLYQTSLWCALEDPAKYLITFMAFSEMATLIAPSVSTYLPQAWRGAFVLSFVWFLQRWKTNFIAKAMTKLDASSVDRDRISAFDKVSSLGLIGLGVMGLAEACGIAVQSILTVGGVGGVATAFAARDVLGNILSGFSLQFSKPFSVNDYIKAGSIEGKVVEIGLTSTSLINPEKLPVIVPNSLFSSQMIVNRSRANWRASVTKIPIRIEDIEKVPSASEEIKTMLRSNQNVSFDSDVPYCYLSRLESSYGELIIGCNLKNMRKDEWLSAQQEILLGAARIIKSHGIELGSTMQCC
- the LOC100193189 gene encoding mechanosensitive ion channel protein 1, mitochondrial-like isoform X2, with the translated sequence MSGITAIWRRSCPLAASQILMETYFGPSVSSGVLRWFSSGTKHSRKPEFSVANHIRVVDLHSASAVNYVSTIRRLPLSCRMDTNWLITSKSRHGALPGFLGVSSFYRGYSSDTGIKPEASQSGVSNLPSTESSEVGTAGAGGGSWIEILDNARKSTIDATTDAGKKVKELTDAVAPHVQQLFDTYPNLEKVVVPLGGTIFGTMMAWLVMPIILRRLHKYASQSPISALLGNSTKNDVLYQTSLWCALEDPAKYLITFMAFSEMATLIAPSVSTYLPQAWRGAFVLSFVWFLQRWKTNFIAKAMTKLDASSVDRDRISAFDKVSSLGLIGLGVMGLAEACGIAVQSILTVGGVGGVATAFAARDVLGNILSGFSLQFSKPFSVNDYIKAGSIEGKVVEIGLTSTSLINPEKLPVIVPNSLFSSQMIVNRSRANWRASVTKIPIRIEDIEKVPSASEEIKTMLRSNQNVSFDSDVPYCYLSRLESSYGELIIGCNLKNMRKDEWLSAQQEILLGAARIIKSHGIELGSTMQCC